The DNA sequence GCGTTGCGTACCCCCGTGGTGCTCGACGGCATCATCGCCGGCTCCGCCGCGCTCGTCGCCGCCGCGTTCGCCCCGGAGGTCGCCGGCTACTGCCTGGCCGGGCACCGGTCCGCCGAGCCGGGCGGTGCGCTCGCCCTGGACCACCTCGGCCTGGCGCCGCTGCTGGAGCTCGACATGCGCCTCGGCGAGGGCACCGGCGCGCTGCTCGCGCTGCCGGTGCTGCAGGGCGCGGCGCGGGCGATGGCCGACGTCGCCACCTTCGACGCCGCCGGGGTCACGGACAAGACCGGTGGGTGATCCGCTCACCGTCGTCGGGGTCGGTGCCGACGGGTGGGCCGGGCTGCCGGAGTCCCACCGCGACGCCCTGCGCGACGCCGAGGTGCTGCTCGGCGGGCCCCGCCAGCTCGACCTGCTGCCCATCGACGTCGCCGGGGAGCGGCGGGCGTGGCCGTCGCCGCTGGTCCCGGCGCTGCCCGGGATCCTCGACGAGCTGTCCGGCCGCCGCGTCGCGGTGCTCGCCTCCGGCGACCCGATGTTCTTCGGGATCGGCGCCACACTCGCCCGCGTCGCCGGACCGGACCGGCTGCGGGTGCTGACCCACCCGTCGTCGGTGGCGCTGGCGTGCGCCCGCCTGGGCTGGGGATCGGAGCACGTCGCGGTGCTCAGCGTCGTCGGCCGCCCGCTCGACGCGCTGCGCCGGGCGCTGGCCCCGGGTGCCCGCCTGGTCGTGCTCTCGGCCGGAGCCGGGTCGCCCACCGAGATCGCCGGGCTGCTCGCCGGCGCCGGGTGGGGTGGGTCGCGGATGACGGTCCTGGAGCGGCTCGGCGCACCCGACGAGCGCCGGGTGTCCGCCACCGCCGCGGCCTGGCGGGGCGAGGCGGACGCGTTGAACGTCGTCGCGGTCGAGTGCGAGCCCGACGCCGGGCTGGTCCCGCCGGGGGAGACGCCCGGTCTCCCCGACGACGCCTACGACCACGACGGACAGCTCACCAAGCGCGAGGTCCGCGCCGTCACCCTCGCCCACCTCGCGCCGCGCGTGGGGGAGCTGCTGTGGGACGTCGGCGCCGGGTCCGGCTCGATCGGCGTCGAGTGGATGCGGGCGCACCCGCGGTGCCGCGCGATCGCCGTCGAGAGCCGTCCCGAGCGCGCCGACCGGGTCGCCGCCAACGCCGCGGCCCTCGGTGTCCCCGGCCTGCGGGTGGTGACCGGCCCCGCGCCGGACGTGCTGGCCGGGCTGGAACGACCCGACGTCGTGTTCGTCGGCGGCGGGCTGACCCGCGAGGGCGTCCTCGACGCCTGCCTGGCCGCGCTGGGCCCGGGCGGTCGCCTGGTCGCCAACGCGGTCACGGTGCAGACCGAGGCGGCCCTGGCCGCCGCCCACGCCGCGCACGGCGGGGACCTCGTGCGGGTGCAGGTCGCCCGCGCCGTCCCCGTCGGCGGCTTCCACGGATGGCGCCCCGCCATGCCCGTGACCCTGTGGAGCTGGAGGGACCCCTCGTGAGGACCGAACCGTGACGGTGCACTTCATCGGTTCCGGACCCGGTGCCGTCGACCTGCTGACCCTGCGGGCCCGCGACCTGATCGCGGCCTCCCCGGTCTGTCTCTACGCGGGCAGCCTGGTGCCGCCGGAGATGCTGGAGATCTGCCCGCCCGGGGCCCGCACCGTCGACACGGCGCTGATGACGCTCGACGAGATCCTGGACGAGATGGTGCGCGCGCACCGGCACGGGCTCGACGTCGCCCGGCTCGCCTCCGGTGACCCGTCGGTGTTCTCCGCGATGGCCGAGCAGATGCGCCGGCTGGAGGCGGCCGGCGTGCCCTACGACGTGTGCCCCGGCGTCCCCGCCTACGCTGCGGCGGCCGCCGCACTGGGCCGCGAGCTCACCGTCCCCACGGTCGCCCAGACGGTCACCCTCACCCGGATCGCGGCGCGCGCGACCCCGATGCCGGAGAACGAAGGTCTCGACAAGCTGGGCAACGCCGGCGGCACCGTGGTACTGCACCTGGCCGTGCACCGCATCGCCGAGGTCGTCGACGCGCTCGCCCCGTCCTACGGCGGTGACTGCCCGGCCGCGGTGGTGGCGCACGCGTCGCGCGCACACGAGATCGTGCTGCGGGGGACGCTGGAGCAGATGCCCAAGGCCGTCGACGAGGCCGGCATCCAGCGCACCGCCGTGATCATCGTCGGCGAGGCGCTCGCGGCCCGGCACTTCCCGGACTCGCACCTCTACAGCGCGGACCGCTGCCGGAGCTGACGACGCGGCGACCGCTCGTCGTCCGTTCGCCGCGGGACGGTGGCATCGCCACCGACAACTTCTGCCAGCGCGGGGCGACCGGCGCGGGGCACTACCGCTACGCGAGCGACCGGACCGCCGCCACGACGTTCGCCGTGCAGCGGATCGGCGGCTGAGCCCGGCTCAGTAGTCCTCGTGCCAGGCCCGGCCGTCGCGCTCGATCAGCGCGGTGGCCGAGGCCGGGCCGTGGCTGCCCGCGCTGTAGGGGCGCGGCCGCTGGTCGGTCGCCTCCCAGGTTCTCAGGATCGGCTCGGCCCACCGCCACGCGGCCTCGATCTCGTCGCGGCGCATGAACAGGGTCGGGTTGCCGCGCAGCACGTCCATGAGCAGCCGCTCGTAGGCGTCGGGCAGCCGGTCGCCGAAGGTGCGGGCGAAGCTCAGGTCCAGCGGCGCCGGGATCGGGCGGATCCCGCCGGGGCCGGGCTGCTTGGCCGTCATGTGCAGGCGCACGCCCTCGTCGGGCTGCAGCCGCAGGACGAGCCGGTTGGCCGGGATCTCCTCGCCGAACGCCGGGAAGATCGAGTGCGGGACCGGCTTGAACTGCACGACGATCTCCGACGCGTGGGTCGCGAGCCGCTTGCCGGTGCGCAGGTAGAACGGCACCCCGGCCCAGCGCCAGTTGGCGACCTCGGCGCGCAGCGCCACGAAGGTCTCGGTGGAGGAGCGCTCCCGCTCCCGCGGGGTCCCGGCGCGGGACTCGGCCAGCTCGGTGGCGTAGCCGGGCACCGCGGTGCCGTCGACGAGCCCCTCGACGTACTGCCCGCGCACGGTGTCGCGCACGACGTCCGGACCGTCGAGCGGCCGCAGCGACTGCAGGACCTTCAGCTTCTCGTCGCGCACGCCCTCGCCGTCGATCTTGGCGGGCGGCTCCATCGCGACCAGGCACAGCAGCTGCAGCAGGTGGTTCTGCACCATGTCGCGCAGCGCGCCGGAACCGTCGTAGTAGTCCGCGCGGTTCCCGACGCCGATCGACTCGGCGACGGTGATCTGCACGTGGTCGATCTGCGAGGCGTTCCACAGCGGCTCGAACAGGGAGTTGCCGAAGCGCAGGACCAGCAGGTTCTGCACCGTCTCCTTACCGAGGTAGTGGTCGATCCGGTAGATCTGCTCCTCGGAGAACACCGAGCCGACCTCGTCGTTGATCGCCTGCGCCGACGCCAGGTCGGTGCCCAGCGGCTTCTCCAGCACGACGCGGGTGTGCTCGTCGACGATGCCGGCGGCCGCGCCGCCGACGCAGATCCGGCCGAACAGCTGCGGGGCGGAGGCGAGGTAGAGCACCCGGGTGCGGCCCGGCGAGGGCGCCCCGATCAGGTCCGACAGCAGCGACCAGTCGTCGTCGGCGACGTCGAGGGTCACGTGGTGCAGCCGGTCCAGGAAGCGGCGGTGCTGTGCGTCGTCGGCGCAGGCGTCGGGGCCTGCCCAGCGCGGCGCGGTGCGCCGCAGCTCGGAGTCGACCTTGTCGCGGTAGCCGGGGGCGTCGAGCCCGGAGCGGGACACGGCGACGATGCGGGTGTCGTCGGCGAGCTGGCCGTCGCGGTCGCGGAGGTAGAGCGCGGGCAGCAGCTTGCGCATCGCGAGATCGCCGGTGCCGCCGAACACGACGACGTCGGCGGGGGCCATGACGGGAAGGGGGTGCGGCACGAGCCGTCTCCTCGGTAAGCGAACGGGTGCGGGTCGAGCGGTGCCAGGGCCCGCATGACGGGCACTTCCGTACTGTACCGATTCCGTTCCGCCCGCGAAAGGCGGAAGGGGTGTGCGGTCAGGCCAGCCTGCCCGCCCCGTCCGACGGCGTTCCGGTGAACACGACCGGCTCGGTCCAGCCGCGCTGTGCGTAGGCCTCGCGCACCGACGCCGCGACCGCGACCGCGGCGTCGGCCTCGACCAGCGCGATCACGCAGCCGCCGAAACCTCCGCCGGTCATCCGGGCGCCTGTCGCGCCGCCAGCACGGGCCGCCTCGGCCGCCACGTCGACGTGCGGGACGGTGATCTCGAAGTCGTCGCGCATGGAGGCGTGCGAGGCGTCGAGCAGTGGCCCGATCGCCCGCGGGTCCGCGCCGCCGGTGAGCAGGCGAACGGTCTCGACGACCCGGTCGTTCTCGGTCACGATGTGCCGGGCCCGGCGGCGGATCCGCTCGTCGGCGATGCGGGGCAGGTCGTCCGGGCCCGCGTCGCGCAGGGCCGCGACGCCGAGCGCCGCGGCCGCGGCCTCGCAGTCGGCGCGCCGGGCGCCGTACTCGCCCGAGGCGTGTGCGTGCGGCGCACGGGTGTCGACGACCAGCAGCTCCAGGCCGTGCGCCGGCAGGTCGAAGGGGACGAGCTCGACGGTGTCGTCGCGGGTGTCGAGGAACACCAGCCGACCGGCGCGGCCGTGCATCGAGGCCATCTGGTCCATCCCGCCGGTGGGGGCGCCCACGAACTCGTTCTCCGCGCGCCGCGCGATCCGGGCCAGCGTCGTGGGGTCGACGTCGATCCCGGCCAGCCCGGCGAGCGCGACGCCGACCGCGCACTCCACCGCTGCCGACGACGACAGCCCCGCCCCGACCGGCACGTCGGAGTCCAGCTCCAGCTCGACCTCGCCCACCGGGTACCCGGCCTGGCGGAACGCCCAGCATGTCCCGGCCACGTAGGCCGCCCACCCCGGGACCTGGCCCGGCACCACCGACGCCGCGGAGAACTCCACCGCCCCGCCGGGCTCCTGCACGGACCGGACCCGGCTGCGGCCACCGGTCGCGGGCGCGGCGGCGACGACGGCCCGGTGCGGCAGCGCGAAGGGCAGCACGAACCCGTCGTTGTAGTCGGTGTGCTCGCCGATCAGGTTGACCCGCCCCGGGGCGAACCAGACCCCGGTCGGGGCCGCCCCGTGACGGGTGGTGAAGGCGTCGGAGACGATGGACATGGCAGCTCCGGTCGTACTGGTGCGTGATCGCTGGCGGACTCGGTGGCGGACTCGGTGGCAGGTCCGGGGCGCGGGCACGGTAGCCGACCCCCGCGCCGCGGGGCCGGTGCGCCGGGGCACGATGACCTCCGTGCCCGACGTGTCCGATCGCCTCGAGTCCGTCCTGAACGACCCGGTGACCTCCACCCTGCGCGGGCGGCTCGGCGCCTTCGGCGCGACCCGCGGTGGCGCGGTGCGCTTCGACCCGGAGGTGTCGCCGTTCGGGGCGCTCCCGCTCGACCGGGACGGCCACGGCAGCACCGGTGACTGGGCCGACCTCGCGGCGCTGTGCGGGTCGGGCGGTGAGGTGGTCGTCGTGCGCGCCGCCGACGGGCCACCCCGGATCCCGGCGGGCTGGGAGCTGCTGCGTGCGATCCCCGGGGTGCAGATGAACGGCTCCGCGGTGCCGGGCGCGGCCGCCGACGACGTCGTCGAGCTGGGCCCGGCGGACCGGCCGGCGATGGCGGATCTCACCGCGCGCACCCGGCCGGGGCCGTGGCTGGAGCGCACCGCCGAGCTGGGCCGCTACCTCGGCGTCCGCGACGACGGCCGGCTGGTCGCGATGGCGGGGGAGCGGATGCGCCTCGGCGGCGAGGGTGCCGCCGGGGCGACCGAGATCAGCGCGGTCTGCACCGACCCGCAGTACCGGGGCCGAGGTCTGGCCCGCCGCCTGGTCGACGCCGTCGCCGCGGGGATCGTCGCCCGCGGCGAGCGCCCCGTGCTGCACACGGCCGCCGACAACCACGGCGCGATCCGGCTCTACGAGGCGATGGGGTTCACGCTGGCCCGCGCGATGCGGTTCGACCTGCTGCGCGTGCCGCACCGCTGAGCGGCTCAGGCCGACAGTGCGGCGTCGACGGAGCCGGGGGAGAGCACCTCGTCGAGCACCAGGATCGCGCAGCCCATCACGCCGGAGCGCCCGCTGAGCAGGCCCGGCTCGATGCGCAGGTTCTGGGTGGCCGCGGCCATCGAGCGCCGGTAGATCGCCTCCCGCACGCCCGCGACGAGCGGATCGAACGCCCCGACCAGGTCCCCGCCGATCGCGACCAGCGCGGGGTTGACGAGGTTCACCGCTGCGGCGAGGACCTCGCCGAGCCGACGCCCGGCGATGCGCACCAGCCGCACCGCGTCCGGGTCGCCCTGCTTGACCAGCGCGACGACGTCGGCGATCGCGGTGACCGGCTGCCCGCACTCGGCGAGGTCGCGCACCAGGGCGCGGCCCGAGGCCAGCACCTCCAGGCAGTCGATGTTCCCGCAGCCGCAGCCGATGCCCGGCCCGTCGTGGACCGGGGTGTGCCCGATCTCGCCCGCCGCGCCCCAGGCGCCACGCTGCAGCACCCCGCCGCAGACGAGCCCGGCGCCGACCCCGGACCCGATCTTGACCATCAACAGGTCGTCGACGTCGGGATGCGCGTCGTGCTCGGCCAGGGCCATGACGTTCACGTCGTTGTCGACCAGCACCGGAGCCGGGAAGCGCACGGTGAGCAGCGGCGGCAGCGCGATCCGCTCCCAGCCGGGCAGCGCGGGGACACCCACCGACCAGCCCCGCTCGCCGTCCACGGTGCCCGGGATCGACAACCCGATGCCGCGGATCGTCGCGTCGTCCACACCGGCGGTGAGCAGCAGCTTCTCCAGCCGGATGACCGCCTCGGAGAGCAGGTGCTCCGGACCGGCTGAGGCGGGGATGTCCACGACCTCCTCGGCGAGCACGGTGCCGGACAGGTCGCACACGGCGGCCTTGGACCGGCTGACCCCGACCGACAGCGCCAGCACGGTGCCGCCCGCGGCGTTGAACTCCAGGCGCGCGGCGGGGCGCCCGCCGGTCGCGGCGGCGCCGACCACCTCGGTGACCAGGCCGTCGGCGAGCAGCCGGTCGACGCGTGCGGCGACCGCGGTCCGGGACAGGCCGGTCTCGCGACCGATCTCGGTCCGGGTCCCGGCCACGCCGTCCCGGACCAGCCGGAAGATCTCGCCCGCCGTGGCGGGCGCGCTGGTCGGGGTGCGTCCTCGCATTCGTCCAGTGAACCACAGGGCTTCCACCTGGTGAAACGCTGATGCCGTCGCTCTAACGTCTTGTGAGTACATAAGACAGTCGATAGAGTGCTTATCGAACGGTTCGCCAGGCCCCCCACCCTCTGGAGATCGACGTACCGTGACCGCTTCCGTGCCGCTGCATCCCGTCGTCGACGCCGTCACCCGGCGGGTCGTCGCCCGCTCGGCCACCACCCGATCCGCCTACCTCGAGCGCATCCGTGCGGCCGCCGCCGCGGGGCCCGCCGCCGGTCCCGGCCGCGCCGACCTCGGATGCGCCAACCTCGCCCACGCCGTCGCCGCGTGCGGCCCGGACAAGCTGACGCTCACCGCGTCGCCCGCCCGGAACATCGGCATCGTCACCGCCTACAACGACATGCTCTCGGCCCACCAGCCGTTCGAGACCTACCCGGCGCGGATCAAGGCCGCGGCCCGTGCCGCGGGCGGGGTCGCCCAGGTCGCCGGCGGGGTCCCCGCCATGTGCGACGGGATCACCCAGGGCCGCGCCGGCATGGAGCTGTCGCTGTTCTCCCGCGACGTCATCGCGATGTCCACCGCGATCGCGCTGAGCCACGACATGTTCGACGCCGCCGTCTTGCTCGGGGTCTGCGACAAGATCGTCCCCGGGCTGGTGATGGGGGCGCTGTCCTTCGGTCACCTGCCGGTGCTGCTCGCCCCGGCCGGCCCGATGACCTCCGGCCTGCCGAACAAGGACAAGGCCCGCGTCCGGCAGGCGTTCGCCGCGGGCGAGGCCGACCGCGCCGAGCTGCTCCGGGCCGAGTCGGCCAGCTACCACGGCCCCGGGACCTGCACCTTCTTCGGCACCGCGAACTCCAACCAGCTGCTGATGGAGGTCATGGGCCTGCACCTGCCGGGGTCGTCGTTCGTCAACCCCGGCACCGCGCTGCGCGACGCCCTGACCGACGGGGTCGCCCGCCGCGCACTCGACGCCGCGGGGGACCCGGACCGGGCGATGGGCGCCGTCGTCGACGAGAAGGCCGTGATCAACGGGATTGTCGCGCTGCTGGCCACCGGCGGCTCCACCAACCACACGATGCACCTGGTCGCGATGGCCGCCGCCGCGGGCGTGCAGATCACCTGGGACGACTTCTCGGACCTGTCCGCGGTGGTGCCGCTGCTGGCCCGGATCTACCCCAACGGCTCCGCGGACGTGAACCACTTCCACGCCGCGGGCGGCACGGCGCTGCTGGTCCGCGAGCTGCTCGACCACGGCCTCGCCCACGACGACGTCCGCACCGTCGACGGCCCCGGCCTGCGCCGGTACACCCGCGAGCCCTTCCTCGACACCGGAAGCGACACCGGAAGCGGCAGCGGCATCAGCAGCGACACCGGCGTCCTCGTCTGGCGCGAGGGACCCACGGAGAGCCTGGACAAGTCGGTGCTCCGCTCGGTCGCCGACCCCTTCTCC is a window from the Pseudonocardia sp. HH130629-09 genome containing:
- a CDS encoding GNAT family N-acetyltransferase — encoded protein: MPDVSDRLESVLNDPVTSTLRGRLGAFGATRGGAVRFDPEVSPFGALPLDRDGHGSTGDWADLAALCGSGGEVVVVRAADGPPRIPAGWELLRAIPGVQMNGSAVPGAAADDVVELGPADRPAMADLTARTRPGPWLERTAELGRYLGVRDDGRLVAMAGERMRLGGEGAAGATEISAVCTDPQYRGRGLARRLVDAVAAGIVARGERPVLHTAADNHGAIRLYEAMGFTLARAMRFDLLRVPHR
- the galK gene encoding galactokinase: MSIVSDAFTTRHGAAPTGVWFAPGRVNLIGEHTDYNDGFVLPFALPHRAVVAAAPATGGRSRVRSVQEPGGAVEFSAASVVPGQVPGWAAYVAGTCWAFRQAGYPVGEVELELDSDVPVGAGLSSSAAVECAVGVALAGLAGIDVDPTTLARIARRAENEFVGAPTGGMDQMASMHGRAGRLVFLDTRDDTVELVPFDLPAHGLELLVVDTRAPHAHASGEYGARRADCEAAAAALGVAALRDAGPDDLPRIADERIRRRARHIVTENDRVVETVRLLTGGADPRAIGPLLDASHASMRDDFEITVPHVDVAAEAARAGGATGARMTGGGFGGCVIALVEADAAVAVAASVREAYAQRGWTEPVVFTGTPSDGAGRLA
- the edd gene encoding phosphogluconate dehydratase, translating into MTASVPLHPVVDAVTRRVVARSATTRSAYLERIRAAAAAGPAAGPGRADLGCANLAHAVAACGPDKLTLTASPARNIGIVTAYNDMLSAHQPFETYPARIKAAARAAGGVAQVAGGVPAMCDGITQGRAGMELSLFSRDVIAMSTAIALSHDMFDAAVLLGVCDKIVPGLVMGALSFGHLPVLLAPAGPMTSGLPNKDKARVRQAFAAGEADRAELLRAESASYHGPGTCTFFGTANSNQLLMEVMGLHLPGSSFVNPGTALRDALTDGVARRALDAAGDPDRAMGAVVDEKAVINGIVALLATGGSTNHTMHLVAMAAAAGVQITWDDFSDLSAVVPLLARIYPNGSADVNHFHAAGGTALLVRELLDHGLAHDDVRTVDGPGLRRYTREPFLDTGSDTGSGSGISSDTGVLVWREGPTESLDKSVLRSVADPFSPDGGLRVLHGDLGRSVVKTSAVEPDHRVVEAPAVVFDDQDDLLAAFAAGELDGRDLVAVVRYQGPRANGMPELHKLTPALGLLQDRGHQVAIVTDGRMSGASGKVPAALHVTPEAAQGGPLRSVRDGDLVRLDTLNGTLSLLVDADEFDAREPARPTRPSGPTTGTGRELFGAFRAAVGPADAGATVALPY
- a CDS encoding bifunctional cobalt-precorrin-7 (C(5))-methyltransferase/cobalt-precorrin-6B (C(15))-methyltransferase, with the protein product MGDPLTVVGVGADGWAGLPESHRDALRDAEVLLGGPRQLDLLPIDVAGERRAWPSPLVPALPGILDELSGRRVAVLASGDPMFFGIGATLARVAGPDRLRVLTHPSSVALACARLGWGSEHVAVLSVVGRPLDALRRALAPGARLVVLSAGAGSPTEIAGLLAGAGWGGSRMTVLERLGAPDERRVSATAAAWRGEADALNVVAVECEPDAGLVPPGETPGLPDDAYDHDGQLTKREVRAVTLAHLAPRVGELLWDVGAGSGSIGVEWMRAHPRCRAIAVESRPERADRVAANAAALGVPGLRVVTGPAPDVLAGLERPDVVFVGGGLTREGVLDACLAALGPGGRLVANAVTVQTEAALAAAHAAHGGDLVRVQVARAVPVGGFHGWRPAMPVTLWSWRDPS
- the cobM gene encoding precorrin-4 C(11)-methyltransferase, whose amino-acid sequence is MTVHFIGSGPGAVDLLTLRARDLIAASPVCLYAGSLVPPEMLEICPPGARTVDTALMTLDEILDEMVRAHRHGLDVARLASGDPSVFSAMAEQMRRLEAAGVPYDVCPGVPAYAAAAAALGRELTVPTVAQTVTLTRIAARATPMPENEGLDKLGNAGGTVVLHLAVHRIAEVVDALAPSYGGDCPAAVVAHASRAHEIVLRGTLEQMPKAVDEAGIQRTAVIIVGEALAARHFPDSHLYSADRCRS
- the zwf gene encoding glucose-6-phosphate dehydrogenase, with translation MPHPLPVMAPADVVVFGGTGDLAMRKLLPALYLRDRDGQLADDTRIVAVSRSGLDAPGYRDKVDSELRRTAPRWAGPDACADDAQHRRFLDRLHHVTLDVADDDWSLLSDLIGAPSPGRTRVLYLASAPQLFGRICVGGAAAGIVDEHTRVVLEKPLGTDLASAQAINDEVGSVFSEEQIYRIDHYLGKETVQNLLVLRFGNSLFEPLWNASQIDHVQITVAESIGVGNRADYYDGSGALRDMVQNHLLQLLCLVAMEPPAKIDGEGVRDEKLKVLQSLRPLDGPDVVRDTVRGQYVEGLVDGTAVPGYATELAESRAGTPRERERSSTETFVALRAEVANWRWAGVPFYLRTGKRLATHASEIVVQFKPVPHSIFPAFGEEIPANRLVLRLQPDEGVRLHMTAKQPGPGGIRPIPAPLDLSFARTFGDRLPDAYERLLMDVLRGNPTLFMRRDEIEAAWRWAEPILRTWEATDQRPRPYSAGSHGPASATALIERDGRAWHEDY
- a CDS encoding ROK family transcriptional regulator, whose product is MRGRTPTSAPATAGEIFRLVRDGVAGTRTEIGRETGLSRTAVAARVDRLLADGLVTEVVGAAATGGRPAARLEFNAAGGTVLALSVGVSRSKAAVCDLSGTVLAEEVVDIPASAGPEHLLSEAVIRLEKLLLTAGVDDATIRGIGLSIPGTVDGERGWSVGVPALPGWERIALPPLLTVRFPAPVLVDNDVNVMALAEHDAHPDVDDLLMVKIGSGVGAGLVCGGVLQRGAWGAAGEIGHTPVHDGPGIGCGCGNIDCLEVLASGRALVRDLAECGQPVTAIADVVALVKQGDPDAVRLVRIAGRRLGEVLAAAVNLVNPALVAIGGDLVGAFDPLVAGVREAIYRRSMAAATQNLRIEPGLLSGRSGVMGCAILVLDEVLSPGSVDAALSA